The Papaver somniferum cultivar HN1 chromosome 3, ASM357369v1, whole genome shotgun sequence genome includes a region encoding these proteins:
- the LOC113359557 gene encoding uncharacterized protein LOC113359557, whose amino-acid sequence MELSDDILVRSTYRIYSFSGTVTIPKGEVTIRVSDGGGYLDTLTTFCVVDVASPYESIIGRPWIPGIKGVASAYHQRLRFPTYKRIAEVVGDPQAARQCMQVDAQINEERRARQRGEKKKAKEAKVAEELERVISQAVMTYEAQGNEPSQQLKETAPVKESKPNFSTVEPTREINLGTVEEPRLVRIGSLLSDEPVNQLVAVLKENMDAFAWNMHNMKGIDPEVCYHHLRIDPSFKPVRQKMRRIAPELHTVVEKELKKLQESGIIRKSHYPQWISNMVVVPKKNVGVRICIDFSDLNKACPKDIFPLPSIDQLVESIVGNEALTLMDGYAGYNQIPLAPEDQEHTSFFTPRGLYCYTKMPFGLKNAGAIYQRLVGDMFEDQIHNTIEVYVDDMLVKIRLAKNHI is encoded by the coding sequence atggagttgtCAGATGATATACTCGTCCGATCGACATATCGTATCTACAGTTTTAGTGGGACTGTAACCATCCCGAAGGGCGAAGTAACTATCAGGGTATCGGATGGAGGTGGTTACCTAGATACTTTAACCACATTTTGCGTGGTTGATGTCGCCTCTCCCTATGAATCTATAATCGGAAGACCATGGATCCCaggaatcaaaggagtggcatcgGCCTATCATCAAAGGCTACGATTCCCAACGTACAAGAGGATAGCTGAGGTCGTAGGAGATCCACAGGCAGCCCGTCAGTGCATGCAGGTCGATGCCCAGATAAATGAGGAGCGGCGAGCACGACAAAGGGGAGAGAAGAAAAAGGCTAAAGAAGCCAAAGTCGCAGAAGAACTAGAAAGAGTTATTTCGCAGGCGGTCATGACTTACGAAGCACAAGGAAACGAGCCTTCACAGCAATTAAAGGAGACGGCGCCGGTGAAGGAATCAAAACCAAACTTCTCGACCGTGGAACCTACTCGAGAGATTAATTTGGGAACTGTAGAAGAACCAAGGCTGGTAAGGATCGGGTCTTTACTATCGGACGAACCAGTAAACCAGCTCGTGGCGGTGCTAAAGGAAAACATGGACGCATTCGCATGGAACATGCATAATATGAAGGGTATAGATCCGGAGGTATGCTATCACCATCTAAGGATCGACCCAAGCTTCAAGCCAgtccgacaaaagatgaggcgaATCGCACCAGAATTACACACGGTCGTCGAGAAGGAATTAAAGAAGTTACAAGAATCGGGGATAATCAGGAAATCGCACTACCCacagtggatatccaacatggtcgtggtaccaaagaaaAACGTAGGAGTCAGAATATGCATTGACTTCAGCGACCTGAACAAAGCCTGTCCGAAAGACATCTTCCCTctcccaagcatcgatcaactggtggaatctatagtGGGGAACGAGGCGCTAACATTGATGGACGGATACGCAGGTTATAACCAGATCCCGCtggctcccgaggatcaagaacacacctccTTCTTCACACCAAGGGGCCTATATTGCTACACCAAGATGCCGTTTGGGCTGAAGAACGCAGGCGCCATATATCAGAGGTTGGTGGGCGACATGTTTGAAGACCAGATCCACAACACCATTGAGGTCTATGTcgacgatatgctagtaaaaaTTCGCCTAGCCAAGAATCACATCTGA
- the LOC113356437 gene encoding glutathione S-transferase TCHQD-like codes for MQLYHHPYSMDSQKVRLALEEKGIDYTSNHANPLTGKNMDSSFFRMNPTAKLPVFQNGAHILFDTIEIIKYIERVVEVSSGVETNTSNDREINEWMQKIQRWNPKIFTLSHVPDKYRLFVSKFLRRVVIARMAESPDLASVYHLKLRIAYETEDKLKNVDLLKDNEEELVQLLDEAEVQLSETTYLAGEEFSMADVMLIPVLARLSLLDVEDEYIESRPNISKYWKVVKQRPSYKAVIGNYFSGWRKYRTLLKTWLFVCIRSVLRKY; via the exons ATGCAGCTATATCATCATCCGTACTCTATGGACAGCCAGAAAGTCAGGCTCGCCTTGGAAGAAAAGGGTATTGATTACACATCAAACCACGCCAATCCTCTCACAGGAAAGAACATGGATTCCTCATTCTTCCGTATGAACCCAACTGCCAAACTCCCTGTTTTCCAGAATGGTGCTCACATTTTGTTTGATACCATTGAAATAATCAA GTATATAGAGAGAGTGGTGGAAGTCTCTTCAGGGGTTGAGACTAATACCAGTAATGACAGAGAAATCAATGAGTGGATGCAAAAGATTCAAAGATGGAACCCCAAGATATTCACACTCTCCCACGTCCCTGATAAGTATCGTCTCTTTGTATCCAAATTCCTTCGCCGCGTGGTTATTGCTAGAATGGCAGAATCTCCAGATTTAGCAAGCGTCTACCACCTGAAGCTAAGAATTGCATATGAGACCGAAGACAAGTTAAAAAACGTTGATCTTTTGAAAGATAATGAGGAAGAATTAGTTCAACTTCTTGATGAAGCGGAGGTTCAGCTGAGTGAGACAACCTACCTGGCAGGAGAAGAATTCAGCATGGCAGATGTAATGCTCATTCCTGTTCTTGCACGGCTATCACTCTTGGATGTAGAAGATGAGTACATTGAAAGCAGGCCAAATATCTCCAAGTACTGGAAGGTGGTTAAACAAAGGCCTAGTTATAAAGCAGTGATTGGGAATTATTTCTCTGGCTGGAGAAAGTATAGAACGCTTCTAAAGACGTGGTTGTTTGTTTGCATCAGAAGTGTTCTGAGGAAATATTGA